Proteins encoded in a region of the Mucilaginibacter sabulilitoris genome:
- a CDS encoding alpha-amylase family protein, with translation MSDHSAFTDTGDSRRSFLKKSMLASALLATADLVSFASPKNDAQPEAAAEKLPWYKELTRWGQVNISEKDPAHYDIAWWRKYWKRTSIQGIVVNAGGIVAYYPSKVPLHHPAEYLKGGDLFGDLCRAAHEDGIAVFARMDSNRAYEEVYKAHPDWFCVDIDGKPIKAGELYITCVNGPYYNQHIPAILREIYTLYKPEGFTDNSWSGLGRETICYCDNCKKSFRDKTRNDIPKSKNWEDKVYKQWIRWNYDRRLEIWDLNNRTTKEVGGPDCTWSGMNSGSISGQSRSFRDFKEICKRADIIMLDDQSRSNAAGFQHNGINGKLIHGLLGWDKLVPESMAMYQAGRPWYRLACKPPEEARMWSINGMAGGIQPWWHILAASHDDRRMYSTFVPLFNWHKANQQYLINRKPVARVGVVWSQENADYYGKDNSDALVELPIMGMTQALLKGRIPYLMVHADHIERDAAQFDVLVLPNLAVMSDKQVAAVKAFVERGGSLIASGETSLYNEWGEKRDDYALGDLFCAHIKSGESIKPPKERFSGDAYHTYLRLLPEMRKGVDGPSSGTEPALSGKRHEIFKGYDETDIIPFGGLLSPLKLDQGAEAVLTFIPQFPVYPPETAWMRVPKTDIPGLIINTGKKGNRVAFIPADIDKQYGRDNLPDHGNLLANIVRWAAKGEVGLNVTGAGMVDCHLYKQAGRMILHIVNLSNAATWRQPVDELTGIGPLKVQVKLADGVKGKTVRSIVTNQPVIARAENGYCYFEIKTVLNHEVIVLG, from the coding sequence ATGTCAGATCATTCAGCATTTACAGATACAGGCGACAGCAGACGGTCGTTCCTGAAAAAAAGCATGCTTGCCAGCGCATTGCTGGCTACAGCCGATTTGGTATCCTTTGCATCACCTAAAAACGATGCTCAACCGGAAGCAGCTGCAGAAAAGCTACCATGGTACAAGGAACTCACCCGCTGGGGGCAGGTAAACATATCAGAAAAAGACCCCGCGCATTATGATATTGCCTGGTGGCGTAAATACTGGAAACGTACCAGCATACAGGGTATTGTAGTAAATGCAGGAGGCATAGTTGCCTATTATCCCAGCAAGGTTCCGCTCCATCACCCGGCAGAATACCTTAAGGGCGGAGACCTTTTCGGCGACTTATGCCGCGCGGCGCATGAAGATGGCATTGCCGTATTTGCCCGCATGGACTCCAACCGTGCATACGAGGAGGTTTACAAAGCCCATCCCGACTGGTTTTGTGTAGATATTGACGGTAAACCTATTAAAGCAGGCGAACTTTATATTACCTGCGTAAACGGGCCTTATTATAACCAACATATACCCGCCATTCTGCGCGAAATATACACGCTATATAAACCCGAAGGCTTTACCGATAACAGCTGGAGCGGTTTGGGCCGCGAAACCATTTGCTATTGCGACAACTGCAAAAAGAGTTTCCGTGACAAAACCAGGAACGATATTCCCAAATCCAAAAACTGGGAAGATAAAGTTTACAAACAATGGATCCGCTGGAATTACGACCGCAGACTGGAAATATGGGACCTGAACAACCGGACTACCAAAGAGGTAGGCGGACCGGATTGCACGTGGTCTGGAATGAACAGTGGTTCCATCAGCGGACAAAGCAGGAGTTTTAGGGATTTTAAAGAAATCTGTAAACGCGCGGATATCATTATGTTGGATGATCAGTCGCGGTCAAATGCCGCCGGCTTTCAGCATAATGGCATTAATGGCAAACTGATACACGGCCTTTTGGGCTGGGATAAACTGGTGCCCGAAAGCATGGCCATGTACCAGGCAGGCAGGCCATGGTACCGGCTGGCCTGTAAACCACCCGAAGAAGCACGCATGTGGTCAATAAATGGTATGGCCGGCGGTATACAACCCTGGTGGCACATCCTGGCCGCCTCTCATGACGACCGGCGGATGTACAGTACCTTTGTTCCGCTTTTCAACTGGCACAAAGCCAATCAGCAATACCTTATTAACCGTAAGCCTGTTGCCCGGGTTGGCGTGGTATGGTCACAGGAAAATGCAGATTATTATGGTAAGGATAATTCCGATGCGCTTGTAGAGTTGCCTATCATGGGCATGACACAGGCGTTGTTAAAAGGCCGGATTCCCTACCTGATGGTTCATGCTGATCATATTGAACGCGATGCCGCCCAGTTTGATGTACTGGTGCTGCCAAATCTCGCCGTAATGTCTGACAAACAGGTTGCTGCTGTAAAGGCCTTTGTTGAACGAGGAGGTAGTTTAATTGCAAGCGGCGAAACCAGCTTGTATAATGAATGGGGCGAGAAACGCGATGATTATGCGCTTGGCGACCTATTTTGCGCACATATCAAATCGGGGGAATCAATTAAGCCTCCGAAAGAAAGATTTTCGGGTGATGCCTATCATACTTACCTCCGTTTGCTGCCTGAAATGCGCAAAGGTGTAGACGGTCCATCCTCGGGCACAGAGCCGGCCTTGAGCGGAAAACGCCATGAAATATTTAAGGGCTATGACGAAACTGATATTATCCCTTTTGGCGGTTTGTTAAGTCCGCTGAAATTGGATCAAGGTGCAGAAGCAGTGCTTACATTTATTCCGCAGTTCCCCGTTTACCCACCTGAAACAGCATGGATGCGCGTACCTAAAACAGATATTCCGGGATTGATCATTAATACCGGTAAAAAAGGTAACCGCGTTGCTTTCATCCCTGCTGATATTGACAAACAATATGGCAGAGACAATTTGCCGGATCATGGCAATTTACTGGCAAACATTGTGAGGTGGGCCGCGAAAGGCGAAGTTGGACTTAACGTTACCGGGGCGGGTATGGTAGATTGCCATTTGTATAAACAGGCTGGGCGTATGATTTTGCATATCGTTAACCTGTCAAACGCTGCCACATGGCGCCAGCCGGTTGATGAGTTAACGGGAATAGGTCCTTTAAAGGTACAGGTAAAATTAGCCGACGGCGTTAAAGGAAAAACGGTTCGTTCTATTGTAACCAACCAGCCTGTTATTGCCCGGGCAGAAAACGGATATTGCTATTTTGAGATAAAAACAGTGCTTAATCATGAGGTCATTGTGTTAGGCTAA